One Urocitellus parryii isolate mUroPar1 chromosome 9, mUroPar1.hap1, whole genome shotgun sequence DNA segment encodes these proteins:
- the Cd2bp2 gene encoding CD2 antigen cytoplasmic tail-binding protein 2, whose product MPKRKVTFQGVGDEDEEDEISVPKKKLVDPVAGAGGPGSRFKGKHSLDSDEEDDDEEGSSKYDILASEDVEGQEAATLPSEGGVRITPFNLQEEMEEGHFDADGNYFLNRDAQIRDSWLDNIDWVKIRERPPDQRQASDSEEEDGLGQTPMSAQALLEGLLELLLPRETVAGALRRLGARGGGKGGSKGPGRPSSPQRLDRLSGLADQMVARGNLGVYQETRERLAMRLKGLGCRTQGPHDPTPTPSLDMFAEEVTEGELETPTPTQKGEAESPGDGLVDVMWEYKWENTGDAELYGPFTSAQMQTWVNEGYFPDGVYCRKLDPPGGQFYNSKRIDFDLYT is encoded by the exons ATGCCAAAGAGGAAAGTGACCTTCCAGGGCGTGGGCGATGAGGATGAGGAGGATGAAATCAGTGTTCCCAAGAAGAAG CTAGTGGACCCtgtggctggggcagggggtCCTGGGAGCCGCTTCAAAGGCAAACACTCCTTGGACAGTGATGAGGAAGACGATGATGAAGAGGGATCCAGCAAATATGACATTCTGGCCTCCGAGGATGTAGAAG GTCAGGAAGCAGCCACTCTCCCCAGTGAAGGAGGTGTGCGGATCACACCTTTCAACCtgcaggaagagatggaggaaggCCATTTTGATGCTGATGGCAATTACTTCTTGAACCGGGATGCTCAGATCCGTGACAGCTGGCTGGACAACATTGACTGG GTGAAAATCAGGGAGCGGCCACCTGATCAGCGCCAGGCCTCAGACTCAGAGGAGGAGGATGGCCTGGGACAAACACCAATGAGTGCCCAAGCCCTCCTGGAGGGACTTTTGGAGCTTCTCTTGCCAAGAGAGACAGTGGCTGGGGCACTCAGGCGTCTGGGGGCCCGAGGAGGAGGCAAAGGGGGCAGCAAGGGGCCTGGGAGGCCCAGTTCCCCCCAGCGCCTAGACCGGCTCTCTGGGTTGGCCGACCAGATGGTGGCCCGAGGCAACCTTGGTGTATACCAGGAAACAAGGGAGCGATTGGCTATGCGTCTAAAGGGGTTGGGGTGCCGGACTCAGGGACCCCATGACCCCACACCTACACCCTCCCTGGACATGTTTGCTGAGGAAGTAACAGAGGGAGAGCTCGAGACCCCGACCCCTACCCAGAAAGGAG AAGCAGAATCACCAGGAGATGGTCTGGTGGATGTGATGTGGGAATATAAGTGGGAGAACACAGGAGATGCCGAGCTATATGGGCCTTTTACTAGTGCCCAGATGCAG acctgGGTGAATGAAGGCTACTTCCCGGATGGTGTTTATTGTCGGAAGCTGGACCCCCCTGGTGGTCAGTTCTATAACTCCAAACGCATTGACTTTGACCTCTACACCTGA